One stretch of Sandaracinaceae bacterium DNA includes these proteins:
- a CDS encoding GGDEF domain-containing protein → MSSGGMDDRERDRLQLAAAWSRVVLGGVALVLMPLVYPGLGAYRWVFGVYVGLSLLGQLFIWKGIGGMPRAVLGGVVDMAVLTFLVHRIGSTATMMVSVYFFAAILNTLVVGRRVGVSLALCGAALYSMVVVAEANGWIPYGPDSPSFAGNAPSRVEAAVTTGLLSTLLVLSAAVVGLLVSRIRTREAELLAANTKLEELSLRDPLTQLFNRRHLMARLEDELARVRRGAELAVVMIDLDRFKRVNDLRGHQAGDEVLKQIAHALAGATREVDVPGRYGGDEFVVILPDTDSVAAMPVARRLAEAVRAVGEAFDAEQPVTASVGVATARADDDARGLIQRADENAYRAKKSGGDRVSLAPVIGTSGEWDAPVSTGVRPKTG, encoded by the coding sequence GTGTCCAGCGGGGGTATGGACGACCGCGAGCGGGATCGACTGCAGCTCGCCGCCGCCTGGAGCCGCGTGGTGCTCGGGGGGGTGGCGCTCGTATTGATGCCGCTCGTCTACCCTGGGCTAGGCGCGTACCGCTGGGTCTTCGGCGTCTACGTGGGCCTGTCCCTGCTGGGGCAGCTGTTCATCTGGAAGGGCATCGGCGGCATGCCCCGCGCGGTGCTGGGCGGCGTGGTCGACATGGCCGTGCTCACGTTCCTCGTGCACCGGATCGGCAGCACGGCGACGATGATGGTCTCCGTCTACTTCTTCGCGGCCATCCTCAACACGCTCGTCGTCGGCCGCCGGGTCGGGGTCTCGCTCGCGCTGTGCGGCGCGGCCCTCTACTCGATGGTCGTCGTCGCCGAGGCCAACGGCTGGATCCCCTATGGGCCGGACTCGCCGTCCTTCGCGGGCAACGCGCCGAGTCGCGTGGAGGCCGCGGTCACCACGGGGCTGCTGTCGACGCTGCTGGTGCTGTCCGCGGCGGTGGTCGGCTTGCTGGTCTCGCGGATCCGGACCCGCGAGGCGGAGCTGCTCGCGGCCAACACCAAGCTCGAGGAGCTGAGCCTCCGCGATCCGCTGACCCAGCTGTTCAACCGCCGCCACCTCATGGCCCGGCTCGAGGACGAGCTGGCCCGAGTTCGCCGCGGCGCCGAGCTCGCGGTGGTGATGATCGACCTCGACCGCTTCAAGCGGGTCAACGACCTGCGCGGCCACCAGGCGGGCGATGAGGTGCTCAAGCAGATCGCGCACGCACTCGCGGGGGCGACGCGCGAGGTCGACGTGCCCGGCCGATACGGCGGGGACGAGTTCGTGGTGATCCTGCCCGACACCGACTCCGTGGCCGCGATGCCCGTCGCGCGTCGCCTCGCCGAGGCGGTGCGCGCGGTGGGCGAGGCGTTCGACGCCGAGCAGCCGGTCACGGCGAGCGTGGGCGTCGCGACCGCGCGGGCCGACGACGACGCGCGCGGCCTCATCCAGCGCGCGGACGAGAACGCCTACCGAGCCAAGAAGTCGGGGGGCGACCGCGTCTCGCTCGCGCCCGTGATCGGCACCTCGGGGGAGTGGGACGCGCCCGTCTCCACCGGCGTGCGGCCCAAGACCGGCTGA